In one Colletotrichum destructivum chromosome 2, complete sequence genomic region, the following are encoded:
- a CDS encoding Putative serine hydrolase FSH, alpha/Beta hydrolase produces MVFAAQTRHLKRALELHGIELIYATGPFECDPGYGVSPFFDDCGPFYRWCPNDPRDLDGQDAVEDDLTDSAAMTAGIIEMFEDLRYEFGDNINDVNSPESFIGILGFSSAAAVVAGILASQEDGSGNPFSMWHRFQFGVLINGTGPPTRFLGANGSKQPIKVPVLSVVGKQDQWQSQSKLLNTYFDRNLMTCLEFDNGHKIPSEQKQVEEMVLTILKMIPKT; encoded by the coding sequence ATGGTCTTCGCGGCCCAAACGCGGCATCTAAAACGAGCCCTGGAGCTGCACGGCATTGAGCTCATATACGCAACCGGGCCATTTGAATGCGACCCGGGTTACGGCGTGTCACCCTTCTTTGACGACTGTGGTCCTTTCTACCGCTGGTGTCCTAACGATCCGCGGGACCTCGACGGTCAAGACGCTGTCGAGGACGATCTCACTGATTCAGCGGCCATGACAGCGGGCATCATCGAGATGTTTGAAGATCTGAGATACGAATTCGGAGACAACATCAACGACGTAAACAGCCCCGAAAGCTTTATAGGGATCCTCGGCTTTTCTTCTGCTGCAGCTGTGGTAGCAGGAATTCTTGCTTCCCAAGAAGACGGTTCAGGGAATCCCTTCTCCATGTGGCATCGCTTTCAGTTTGGAGTCCTAATCAATGGGACTGGGCCACCCACAAGGTTTTTAGGCGCAAACGGCAGCAAGCAACCAATCAAGGTCCCAGTTCTATCAGTCGTGGGCAAACAAGACCAGTGGCAGAGCCAGAGCAAACTCCTAAACACCTATTTCGATAGGAACTTGATGACGTGTCTGGAGTTTGACAATGGGCACAAGATACCCTCTGAGCAGAAGCAGGTCGAAGAGATGGTGCTTACTATCCTAAAGATGATACCCAAGACTTAA
- a CDS encoding Putative cytochrome P450 gives MNAFQNVQVILTKSVAVSLILLFTYASLRSVYNVFFHPLRRVPGPFLAKISRLWLFYHDYHGNPHNHIRELHRKLGTGKESISQFCLSCLRICLSMLFTRTPSGPLVRISPNEVSVDDVDANNTIYAQNNPWVKPAYHYKAFQSSTAYSIFTELDPQTHAAHSRLLAPAFSQTRVSATDAQRLLWDKCEAMMEGMDNKLGAEKHEGGASNTLTMSLGRCFRSFALDVVTTWTFGHCAESLPTFHSDLFEILDVAAESVIYFQHIPFLRALIPYIAPLVPSLVPNKILGQYAKKALEANRAALKGLREVVPCVFSNLVSSQWQEKRGYSPSDGQIISDGIVILAAGADTTAAALSIGIHWLARQPDLWKQLQDELRPVMNGFEKPPRIEALAALPLLNAVLKEGLRVSCPIRGHMPRVVPPEGWNYKGIHFPPGTVIATSAFYGCYNETVFPNPECYDPTRWLPPKHSSKMEAHLQPFSRGTRQCIGQNLTLAMQRVVIASIVYNFQPVAVDNTTIRTREFVTLLVDSPLEVTLVTTNRLDQH, from the exons ATGAATGCCTTCCAAAATGTACAGGTGATTCTCACCAAAAGTGTAGCAGTATCCCTGATTCTTCTGTTTACCTACGCATCTCTGCGCTCCGTTTACAATGTCTTTTTCCACCCCCTCCGACGTGTGCCAGGCCCTTTCTTGGCCAAGATTTCTCGGCTGTGGCTTTTCTACCACGACTACCATGGAAATCCCCACAATCACATTCGAGAACTCCATCGGAAACTAGGTACGGGCAAGGAATCTATCTCGCAATTTTGCCTTTCATGTCTTCGAATTTGTCTCTCAATGTTATTCACACGAACACCCTCAGGCCCGCTTGTTCGCATATCGCCAAACGAGGTATCagtcgacgatgtcgatgccAACAATACCATATACGCTCAGAATAATCCATGGGTCAAGCCGGCGTACCATTACAAGGCTTTCCAAAGCTCTACAGCATACAGCATCTTCACCGAGCTGGATCCTCAGACTCACGCTGCACACTCTCGTCTCTTGGCACCCGCCTTTTCACAGACAAGAGTCAGTGCGACGGATGCGCAGCGGCTCTTGTGGGACAAATGTGAAGCCATGATGGAAGGCATGGACAATAAGCTAGGAGCGGAGAAGCACGAGGGTGGAGCCTCCAATACCCTCACCATGAGTCTCGGCAGGTGTTTTCGCAGCTTTGCTCTGGATGTAGTCACAACGTGGACATTTGGCCACTGTGCTGAGAGCCTACCCACCTTCCACTCGGACTTATTCGAGATACTTGATGTAGCAGCCGAGAGTGTGATATAT TTCCAGCACATACCCTTTTTACGAGCCTTGATTCCCTACATTGCACCGCTGGTGCCATCGCTTGTTCCAAACAAGATTCTAGGACAG TACGCCAAGAAAGCCTTGGAGGCAAACAGGGCGGCTCTGAAAGGCCTCCGCGAGGTCGTTCCTTGTGTATTCTCGAACCTTGTCTCCTCTCAGTGGCAAGAAAAACGCGGATATAGCCCATCGGATGGGCAAATTATTTCAGACGGGATTGTGATATTGGCAGCCG GAGCCGAtacgacagcagcagccttatCAATTGGCATTCATTGGCTAGCAAGACAGCCAGACCTGTGGAAACAGCTTCAAGATGAACTTCGACCAGTAATGAATGGCTTTGAAAAGCCTCCTCGTATCGAAGCCCTTGCTGCATTACCTCTTCTCAACGCTGTTCTCAAAGAAGGGTTGCGAGTGTCCTGCCCTATTCGCGGCCATATGCCCCGAGTCGTCCCTCCAGAGGGTTGGAACTACAAAGGAATACACTTTCCTCCTGGG ACGGTTATAGCCACTTCGGCCTTCTACGGATGTTACAACGAGACAGTTTTCCCTAACCCCGAGTGTTACGACCCCACGCGATGGTTACCGCCAAAACATTCGAGCAAGATGGAGGCCCATCTTCAACCATTCTCCAGAGGCACCAGACAGTGTATTGGACAAAA TCTGACGCTAGCTATGCAACGAGTGGTCATTGCAAGTATTGTCTACAACTTCCAGCCGGTTGCAGTCGACAACACAACCATCCGAACCAGGGAGTTTGTAACATTGCTGGTAGATTCTCCTCTTGAAGTGACGTTGGTTACTACCAATCGTCTAGACCAGCATTGA
- a CDS encoding Putative Acyl transferase domain superfamily, phosphopantetheine binding ACP domain, thiolase, whose amino-acid sequence MDTEPSLGHRASCRQQEKIAIVGIGCRFPGKASSPSALWDLLSNPVDLSTPIPPWRFNKGGFYHRDASHHGTTNSMGSYLLEDDDVKMFDAQFFNIAPQEAESMDPQHRLLLEVVYEGLEDAGISLETTSGTNTSAYVGLMSADWQDLQLRDVDDAPRYLVTGGARSIASNRLSYFFNWHGPSETIDTACSSSLVAIHHAVQSLRTGEASMAVAAGSNLLLAPDMYVMTSNLNMLSSSGRCHMWSSDADGYARGEGVACVILKTLSSALAAGDHIYALIRETGVNQDGRTSGITMPSSAAQSRLIRDTYARAGLDLTRKEDRCQFFEAHGTGTPAGDPLEAQAIWDAFFPDGEKASDGAIAFPDEFYAGSVKTVMGHLEGCAGLAGLLKATLSIQRGLIPPNLHLSTPNPKIAPLLGPGRISVPTELIPWPQRESGGNSTKQAPRRASVNSFGFGGTNAHVILESLDDNEVQQKSSSDVIDGVREGSKPTAPVIIVLSAASEPALADLTSRYADYIEKHPGVDLIRLGLTTQRRRTRLAHGISFTGRTRAALVRQMRTAFQAFLDGGKIGVMSSPNRPLSKPVEILGVFTGQGAQWTGMGVKLLDSCPTFARTIAGLDDALAKTMAEEESRDGTTKPWSLITELRAPAATSRVGVAEFAQPLSTAVQVALVDVLRTAGVNFSAVVGHSSGELAAAYATGLISAADCIRMAYYRGRFCMLGRSPNFDTATNDYKKGGMVAVGLSMDEAQALLAEDELSLGGHVIVACNNSPKSVTLSGDLEKLRELNAVLRERNIPSQMLRVDQAYHSPHMARAGVAYQEALARCRLEAPPQHPSSKACTWVSSVYPDWDPITTQDPDAVPESVRNAQYWVENMMSPVRFREALEKAAPLGETSLILEVGPHPALRRQVADTWAAAGKSCPYRGTLARGADDSEGLAGLLGFLWQHGVPVDLSILNSAPSSQQLSKAPVKGSLACTPLSGLPTMPWQHNRVYWRESAKLAQFIHREEANCLLGHCVKGESSYGGIQPIDTVSSVAAGGGFKMLRGWSWRQILRLSELPWLHGHSVQGQIVFPAAGYCVMAMDAAKQLTKGLRGLPETGLDTDLELEVVELRDIEFGRAVVFPDKGNEGVNISLHLHDIQFRNQRKDTRTGSGAMELCAAFYIEAQPTAVGEPGRSNVPNVACFGRIVGMLGSSSRNSGFSDAMPPYIKDPVYMQSLSASAVYEAYAQVGLEYSKPFRVDTMERCLGRARSTVKHANVLPEGPASEDRPSEAENLCFPVALLDNAFQTSLAGFSAPGDGRLLAPYLPRIIRRLRVDLATYETMINAETCILLDATLQGRAETKEGVEHSEGGGTAAWVANIEGVIMESQGDLAETHRMILQVEDLKCVNLLPTHGPYQEGIFSEEIWSPDTEDALQEFSLEADGPGERDALEVVEQLTHYYMCQVYESFSADEAHDEAKTPWFIRRFWEWLHHRLAQDGHSAYRNPWRNDDGRVERLMRRAESAKHRVEVKILHAVAQNILRVMRQQEGPTILEVLLQNDMLARLYTEPVMYARANRYLGRVAGAISHQYPRCKILEIGAGTGGATGAMFNGLDGAYSSYTFTDISSSFFVKAQNKFKDEVDRMVFKTLDVEKDPAEQEFSPATYDVVVASNVLHATKDIEKSLTNVRKLLKPGGFLLLLEITDVDKVLVPFLMGAVPGWWLFEDKWRAGTYSPLLPVSKWDQVLRQVGFDTGTEFVYDDMENEHLSSVMVARATDQEWNAFRSGSTTSKTAFKTDNLMIIGGPNKPSGKASSSGRLATGVVSALSQFSSTEDHRHPLKIVTFDGLEAAAASPLLGNSLILVVSDFDKPVLDDTKAAEWEALKHIFTRAGHEIIWVTRKRIRGDDPKQNMIVGLGRCARFENPALKLQFVDLDDENCVDAIRTLALMTCQARVLTPPARDAGSDDTVWLHSMEPEVAIEKGRLMLPRLVRLRDADQRYLARRAGLVPDDEDQEAESDADEDQERHRCGPSRVETLSPSKESVGSMPHPDLPQLSPPLSVDEGCFPGSISDRELRLSHPHGLRLNGPHEAPLFISLSSHGESGKAVVISTRCPDDPAIASTQAGAFPVGAPEELLASTDAEEAFLAAVVQSAAATMVFQATDSCGKASAAIVVIEPNAAFEHLLTQLAERYGTHLYVVTSRTPPQGRYRSNTDVSSSSVAVSYLHPRLSAHKAKTLLPKDRAGVIVDCTSFRSPDLTTDAPYNAINFKFPKHWKRFSEEQPLAWVNKSWQASAPGQVPFPPSSLPVSTSGLSTLVRDAIALAVDMVSTSEALFKTNKVAMLDWRAETRTTMPTQKHGQTQTRLLPNPRTLFCPDKTYLFAGITSDLGLSIAKWMAENGARSFALTSRSPKIPPVWLQEMSKLGAQAVRVFSMDVTDPDSVTRTCDTISNSMAPVGGVVFGAMVLKDTLLENMPLETLQATMAPKVKGAHLVESYYRDTELDFFIFMSSMSAIVGIRGQSNYCAGNMYGRALIANRRARGLAASTIDLSTVFGVGHFANAGASNLQTVHANLEGFNTLAIGEAELIDSFHEAIMRGPPEASATGEVIIGLGSETAMSPDQPVPATWHDNPRFANFTARADRRHGPRGGAGTGAGARSAGTGRNVREELARSTTEEARLTTLSTCFVARIQEIMQLSASTLRMDVPLTDLGIDSLVAVDLRGWFFKELEVSVPVLSILNGESVKDVCRTILSQV is encoded by the exons ATGGATACAGAACCGTCCTTGGGGCACAGAGCTAGTTGCCGGCAACAAGAGAAGATTGCTATCGTTGGCATTGGATGTCGGTTTCCAGGCAAGGCATCGAGCCCTTCTGCTCTCTGGGACTTGCTCAGCAATCCGGTCGATCTCTCTACACCCATTCCTCCATGGAGGTTTAACAAGGGCGGCTTCTACCATAGGGACGCCTCGCACCATGGAACAACGAACAGTATGGGCTCCTACCTCcttgaggatgacgacgtcaAAATGTTCGATGCCCAGTTCTTCAACATCGCCCCGCAAGAGGCCGAATCCATGGATCCTCAG CATCGCTTGCTGTTGGAAGTGGTTTACGAGGGTCTGGAGGACGCGGGGATTTCTCTTGAAACGACGTCTGGCACCAACACCTCGGCCTACGTTGGGCTAATGTCAGCAGATTGGCAAGATCTGCAGCTACGAGACGTTGATGACGCCCCAAGGTACCTCGTAACGGGAGGTGCGCGTAGCATCGCAAGCAACCGGCTGTCGTACTTCTTCAACTGGCACGGACCGAGCGAGACCATTGATACGGCCTGTTCTTCCTCACTTGTGGCTATTCACCATGCCGTACAGTCACTGAGAACTGGCGAGGCTAGCATGGCTGTGGCAGCTGGAAGCAATCTCTTGCTAGCACCGGACATGTATGTCATGACAAGCAATCTAAATA TGCTGTCATCCAGTGGAAGATGTCACATGTGGTCATCTGACGCAGATGGCTACGCTCGTGGAGAAGGCGTCGCTTGCGTCATTCTCAAGACATTGTCGAGCGCCCTTGCCGCTGGTGATCACATCTATGCTCTCATTCGTGAGACTGGGGTCAATCAGGACGGCCGGACATCGGGTATCACGATGCCTAGCTCTGCAGCCCAGAGCCGTTTGATACGCGACACCTATGCGAGGGCTGGCCTGGACCTCACGCGCAAGGAGGACCGATGCCAATTCTTCGAGGCCCACGGCACAGGCACGCCGGCAGGAGACCCATTAGAGGCCCAGGCTATCTGGGATGCCTTTTTCCCGGATGGAGAAAAGGCATCAGATGGTGCCATCGCTTTTCCGGACGAGTTTTATGCTGGTTCGGTGAAAACAGTAATGGGTCATCTTGAAGGCTGCGCTGGGCTGGCAGGCCTCCTCAAGGCGACCCTCAGCATTCAACGCGGGCTCATTCCGCCAAACCTGCACCTGAGCACTCCCAATCCCAAGATAGCACCTCTTCTGGGCCCAGGGAGGATATCGGTGCCAACCGAACTTATACCTTGGCCCCAGAGAGAATCTGGTGGCAACTCTACCAAGCAGGCACCGCGGCGTGCATCTGTGAACTCGTTCGGGTTCGGGGGAACCAATGCCCATGTCATCTTGGAGTcactcgacgacaacgaagTCCAACAGAAAAGCTCCTCTGATGTGATAGACGGCGTCCGCGAAGGGTCCAAACCAACTGCGCCAGTCATCATTGTACTCTCTGCCGCCTCCGAGCCGGCCCTCGCCGATTTGACTTCTCGATACGCAGACTACATCGAAAAGCACCCGGGAGTGGACCTCATACGCCTGGGTCTAACAACCCAAAGACGGCGGACCAGACTCGCACACGGCATATCCTTCACCGGAAGAACAAGAGCAGCGCTGGTCCGACAGATGAGAACAGCTTTCCAAGCattcctcgacggcggcaagatcgGCGTCATGTCGTCCCCAAACCGGCCTCTCAGCAAACCCGTCGAGATACTAGGCGTCTTCACAGGCCAAGGAGCGCAATGGACTGGCATGGGGGTCAAGCTACTGGACTCATGCCCGACTTTTGCCCGCACCATCGCCGGTCTCGATGATGCTCTGGCCAAAACCATGGCAGAGGAAGAGTCTAGGGATGGAACCACCAAGCCGTGGTCGCTCATTACCGAGCTCAGAGCCCCCGCAGCTACGTCCCGCGTTGGAGTGGCCGAATTCGCACAGCCGCTCTCCACGGCCGTACAAGTTGCTCTGGTTGATGTTTTACGTACCGCCGGAGTCAACTTCTCCGCAGTCGTCGGGCACAGCTCTGGCGAACTAGCAGCTGCCTATGCGACTGGTTTGATTTCAGCTGCTGATTGTATCCGGATGGCGTACTACCGCGGCCGGTTCTGCATGTTGGGTCGCAGCCCAAACTTTGACACCGCCACCAACGATTACAAAAAGGGCGGCATGGTAGCCGTCGGCCTCTCGATGGACGAGGCACAGGCACTtcttgccgaggacgagctcaGTCTTGGCGGGCATGTCATCGTGGCGTGCAACAACTCCCCCAAAAGTGTTACTCTCAGCGGGGACCTCGAGAAGCTTAGGGAGTTGAACGCGGTTTTGCGAGAGCGAAATATCCCGTCCCAGATGCTCAGGGTCGATCAAGCGTACCACTCGCCGCACATGGCTCGCGCCGGAGTTGCGTACCAAGAGGCTTTGGCGAGATGTCGGCTCGAAGCACCGCCGCAGCACCCTTCGAGCAAAGCGTGTACTTGGGTCTCGAGTGTGTACCCCGACTGGGACCCGATTACCACTCAAGACCCAGATGCGGTGCCGGAATCGGTCAGAAATGCGCAATACTGGGTAGAAAACATGATGTCTCCTGTGCGCTTCCGCGAGGCCCTCGAAAAGGCCGCGCCGCTCGGGGAGACTTCTCTCATCCTAGAGGTCGGCCCGCATCCCGCGCTTCGCCGCCAGGTTGCAGATACGTGGGCTGCGGCGGGAAAATCGTGTCCATACCGTGGAACCCTCGCCCGGGGCGCCGATGACTCTGAGGGTCTAGCTGGCCTTCTCGGCTTCCTGTGGCAGCATGGTGTGCCGGTTGACCTGAGCATTCTCAATTCGGCACCCAGCTCTCAGCAGTTGTCGAAGGCCCCGGTCAAAGGCTCGCTTGCTTGCACTCCCCTTTCGGGGTTACCAACCATGCCTTGGCAGCACAACCGTGTCTACTGGCGAGAATCTGCCAAGTTGGCCCAGTTCATCCATCGAGAGGAAGCGAACTGTCTCCTCGGACACTGCGTCAAGGGCGAATCGAGCTATGGCGGCATTCAGCCCATTGATACAGTGAGTTCGGTTGCAGCGGGAGGGGGCTTCAAGATGCTAAGAGGATGGAGCTGGCGACAAATCCTCCGTCTGAGTGAGCTTCCCTGGCTTCATGGCCACAGCGTCCAGGGTCAAATCGTGTTCCCGGCGGCAGGCTATTGTGTCATGGCGATGGACGCTGCGAAGCAACTAACCAAGGGTCTGAGGGGCCTTCCGGAAACCGGACTGGATACGGATCTTGAGCTCGAGGTTGTGGAGCTTCGAGACATCGAATTTGGCCGAGCGGTTGTATTCCCAGACAAGGGCAACGAAGGGGTGAACATCTCGCTGCATCTACACGACATCCAATTCAGAAACCAACGCAAAGACACCAGAACTGGAAGCGGTGCAATGGAGCTGTGCGCCGCCTTTTACATCGAGGCTCAACCTACTGCTGTCGGCGAACCAGGCCGCTCCAATGTCCCTAATGTGGCATGCTTTGGCCGCATTGTCGGCATGCTAGGATCGTCTTCGCGCAATTCCGGTTTTTCAGATGCAATGCCTCCCTATATCAAAGATCCCGTCTACATGCAGTCTCTGTCGGCCTCCGCAGTGTATGAAGCCTACGCTCAAGTCGGCCTGGAATATTCAAAACCGTTCCGGGTCGACACCATGGAACGATGCCTTGGCCGAGCCAGGTCGACTGTAAAGCATGCAAACGTTTTACCAGAGGGCCCAGCAAGCGAAGACAGACCGTCCGAAGCAGAGAATTTGTGCTTCCCTGTGGCGTTGCTTGACAATGCCTTCCAGACATCTCTGGCAGGCTTCTCTGCGCCGGGGGATGGCAGATTGTTGGCGCCGTACCTACCACGCATCATTCGGAGATTACGAGTTGACCTTGCCACTTACGAGACCATGATAAATGCCGAAACCTGCATCCTTCTCGATGCCACGCTTCAAGGGCGTGCAGAAACCAAAGAGGGAGTGGAACACTCTGAAGGAGGCGGCACGGCCGCATGGGTGGCCAACATTGAAGGCGTCATCATGGAGTCACAAGGTGACTTGGCCGAGACCCATCGTATGATACTCCAAGTCGAGGACCTTAAATGTGTCAACCTCCTTCCGACCCACGGGCCTTACCAGGAAGGCATCTTCAGTGAAGAGATTTGGAGTCCTGACACGGAAGATGCCTTGCAAGAGTTTTCTCTCGAAGCGGATGGACCTGGCGAGAGAGACGCACTGGAAGTGGTCGAACAGCTGACACATTACTACATGTGCCAGGTGTATGAAAGTTTTAGTGCTGATGAAGCGCATGATGAAGCCAAAACACCATGGTTCATACGACGGTTCTGGGAGTGGCTTCATCATCGTCTAGCCCAGGATGGTCACTCTGCATATCGAAATCCATGGCGCAACGAtgacggccgcgtcgagcgCCTCATGCGGCGTGCCGAATCAGCCAAGCATCGCGTCGAAGTAAAGATCCTGCATGCCGTCGCGCAAAACATCCTGAGGGTGATGCGACAGCAGGAAGGACCAACTATCCTCGAGGTCTTATTACAGAACGATATGCTCGCACGGCTGTATACCGAGCCTGTCATGTATGCCCGCGCGAACCGCTATCTTGGCAGAGTAGCGGGGGCGATCTCGCACCAATATCCTCGATGCAAGATATTGGAG ATTGGTGCAGGCACGGGAGGTGCAACAGGAGCCATGttcaacggcctcgacggggCGTACAGCTCGTATACGTTCACCGACATATCGAGCAGCTTCTTTGTGAAAGCTCAGAACAAGTTCAaagacgaggtcgaccgCATGGTTTTCAAAACGCTGGACGTGGAGAAGGACCCAGCAGAACAGGAATTCTCGCCGGCCACGTACGACGTTGTGGTCGCCTCCAACGTTCTCCACGCCACCAAAGACATTGAAAAGTCTCTGACCAACGTCCGGAAGCTTCTCAAGCCAGGTGGATTCTTGCTCCTCTTGGAGATCACGGATGTTGACAAGGTTCTCGTGCCTTTTCTGATGGGTGCCGTTCCCGGCTGGTGGTTGTTCGAGGACAAATGGCGAGCGGGCACATATAGCCCACTTCTCCCAGTATCCAAATGGGACCAAGTACTCCGACAAGTTGGTTTCGATACGGGGACCGAGTTCGTGTATGATGACATGGAAAATGAACACCTGTCTAGTGTCATGGTTGCACGAGCGACAGATCAAGAGTGGAACGCCTTCCGGAGTGGCTCGACAACCTCCAAGACTGCTTTCAAGACAGACAATCTCATGATTATAGGCGGGCCGAACAAACCTAGTGGCAAGGCCAGCTCCAGCGGTCGTTTGGCAACTGGTGTTGTATCAGCATTGTCCCAGTTCAGTAGCACCGAGGACCACCGGCATCCTCTAAAGATCGTCACGTtcgacggccttgaggccgcggcggcctcccccctcctcggGAATAGTCTGATACTGGTCGTCTCGGATTTTGACAAGCCGGTGCTGGACGACACAAAGGCCGCAGAGTGGGAGGCTCTCAAACACATCTTCACCAGGGCAGGTCATGAGATCATCTGGGTTACGCGGAAGAGAATCCGTGGCGATGATCCAAAGCAAAACATGATTGTGGGACTGGGGCGGTGCGCTCGTTTCGAAAACCCGGCCTTGAAGCTCCAGTTTGTCGACCTGGATGATGAGAACTGCGTCGACGCTATTAGGACTCTGGCGTTGATGACATGCCAAGCACGCGTTTTGACGCCTCCCGCTCGAGACGCCGGGTCGGACGATACGGTCTGGCTGCATTCGATGGAGCCCGAGGTTGCCATCGAGAAAGGTCGACTGATGCTGCCGCGTCTCGTTCGTCTCCGCGACGCTGACCAGCGTTACTTGGCGCGTCGAGCGGGCCTCGTGCCAGATGACGAAGACCAAGAAGCCGAAAGTGATGCGGACGAGGACCAAGAAAGACACCGTTGTGGACCTTCTAGGGTTGAGACTCTGTCACCATCGAAGGAAAGCGTGGGTAGTATGCCGCATCCAGACCTTCCGCAACTATCTCCGCCGCTGTCAGTTGATGAAGGTTGCTTTCCTGGCTCCATCTCTGACCGAGAGCTTCGTCTCTCACACCCACATGGACTTCGACTAAACGGACCACACGAGGCTCCCCTATTCATCTCGCTCTCGAGTCATGGAGAGTCTGGAAAGGCCGTTGTGATATCGACACGCTGCCCCGACGATCCGGCCATCGCCTCGACTCAAGCCGGTGCTTTTCCCGTGGGCGCCCCAGAAGAACTTTTGGCATCAACAGATGCTGAAGAAGCATTCCTCGCGGCAGTTGTCCAATCTGCTGCGGCCACCATGGTCTTCCAAGCCACGGACAGTTGCGGGAAAGCTTCAGCGGCCATTGTGGTGATAGAGCCGAACGCTGCTTTTGAGCATCTCCTCACCCAACTTGCAGAACGATATGGAACCCACTTATACGTCGTCACGTCTagaacgccgccgcaaggaAGATACCGCAGCAATACTGACGTGTCATCGAGCTCGGTGGCTGTGAGTTACCTCCACCCAAGACTTTCAGCCCACAAAGCGAAGACACTGCTCCCCAAGGATAGGGCCGGTGTCATCGTGGACTGCACCTCATTCAGAAGCCCTGACCTTACTACCGACGCCCCTTACAACGCGATAAACTTCAAGTTCCCCAAGCATTGGAAGCGCTTCAGCGAAGAACAGCCTCTGGCATGGGTCAACAAGAGTTGGCAAGCTTCAGCCCCCGGTCAAGttcctttccctccttcgAGCCTACCAGTATCAACTAGCGGACTGTCCACTCTTGTTAGAGATGCGATCGCACTGGCAGTAGACATGGTATCAACGTCTGAGGCTCTCTTTAAGACCAACAAAGTTGCCATGCTTGACTGGCGTGCCGAAACAAGGACAACGATGCCAACCCAAAAACATGGACAGACCCAGACCCGTCTTCTTCCAAATCCACGAACTCTCTTCTGCCCGGACAAAACTTACCTTTTTGCCGGCATAACCAGCGATCTCGGACTATCCATTGCCAAGTGGATGGCCGAAAACGGCGCCCGATCGTTTGCCCTGACCAGCCGCAGCCCAAAGATTCCACCCGTGTGGCTCCAGGAGATGAGCAAGCTCGGCGCCCAGGCGGTCCGCGTTTTCAGCATGGACGTGACGGATCCAGACTCCGTCACCCGCACATGCGACACCATCAGCAACTCCATGGCCCCAGTTGGAGGCGTCGTATTCGGCGCCATGGTTCTGAAAGACACTCTGCTGGAGAATATGCCCCTCGAAACCCTACAAGCGACGATGGCCCCCAAAGTCAAGGGCGCACATCTCGTGGAGAGTTATTACCGAGACACCGAACTtgacttcttcatcttcatgtCGAGCATGTCTGCCATCGTTGGGATCAGGGGCCAGTCCAACTACTGCGCAGGAAACATGTACGGGCGGGCGCTGATCGCCAATCGTCGCGCGCGCGGCTTGGCTGCATCGACAATCGATCTCTCAACCGTGTTTGGGGTTGGCCATTTTGCCAATGCGGGAGCCTCCAACCTTCAAACAGTCCACGCCAATCTGGAGGGCTTTAACACCCTGGCtatcggcgaggccgagttgATCGATTCCTTTCACGAAGCCATCATGCGGGGGCCACCGGAGGCGTCGGCCACTGGGGAAGTCATCATCGGGCTCGGCTCCGAGACGGCCATGTCTCCTGACCAACCTGTCCCGGCTACTTGGCACGATAACCCTCGTTTCGCAAACTTCACAGCGCGTGCTGATAGGCGACATGGACCTCGGGGAGGTGCCGGGACGGGGGCAGGGGCCCGAAGTGCCGGGACTGGCAGAAACGTCCGCGAGGAGCTGGCACGCAGCACCACAGAGGAAGCGCGGTTGACGACTTTGAGCACCTGTTTTGTCGCTCGGATCCAAGAGATTATGCAGCTCTCTGCGTCTACTCTAAGGATGGATGTTCCGCTGACGGATTTGGGCATTGATTCACTGGTCGCCGTTGATTTGCGTGGTTGGTTTTTCAAAGAGTTGGAGGTGAGCGTACCTGTTTTGAGTATTCTCAACGGAGAAAGCGTGAAAGATGTATGTCGAACAATACTCTCGCAAGTATAA